TTTTCTCCTCTCTATCAAATCAGTAAAGCACCTCATTTTCATCTAAAGAATGCAAACGCCACCAAAGTGCTAAAAgcttgggggagtgggggggaccCAGTGGCCTCGgctggctattttatttttttgtaatttattttttttctgctgctaTATTAGCCGATGCACGCAAGTTTGTTTCCCTGGGCCCGTTGAATGGAAAAACGAAATAGGCTATTGTGGGGGCTGTTTTCTGTGTTTCGGTGGTTTTACCTAATCCGGGTTTGCACGGTTGAAAGGGAAAGTTATTTGGGCGGAAAGCGTCTTTCACTCTCGCAGGTTTGTAGGTTCGTAGCCTATTCTccagggggagaaaaaggagagctTTAAAGAGATGAAGGGATCAGAGAGAAAAACCGAAGGAGGCCGCCACGGAGGGGCGGACGCCACTGGCCCGGGCGGGACCCCGCCCACTCACTCACCACGCACCCCTGGCCTCCGCAGCGTCCTCCAGCGTCGTGCCCATCCCGGGGACCTTCTCCTGGCCACTGGCCGCCCGCGGCAAGCCTCGCAGGGGCATGCTGCGTCGAGCCGTGTTCTCAGACGTGCAGCGCAAGGCGCTGGAGAAGATGTTCCAGAAGCAGAAGTACATCAGCAAGCCCGACCGCAAGAAGCTGGCGGCCAAGTTGGGCTTGAAAGACTCACAGGTGAGGGCAGtctccccatagcccctcccccCGCACATCGTGCAAACGGGAAGGTTCTCTGAAACCGCTGAGGTCCCATTGTACAGGTCGGGTAGGGTCTAGAGAGGGAGGAAGTGCACGAGCCAGCTTCTCGAAGGCTCCTCGGGATAGCCCGCTGCTCTCCCCGCCCCGTCTCGTTCCCTGGCCCAGCatctcccctacccccacccacctGGGCCAGGTGCGGGAGGCGCGCGCGAGGGGTGCGTGGAGCTGAGGTGGGGCTGGGTAAGTGCCACTTCCGGTTCGAACTGGCTTCATGGGGTGGGGACCCGGCCAGGGGAGGAAGAACAGAGCCTCCTTCCCGCCCACTTGGGGCGGCGGCAGGGGGTCTGCGCTAACCTCTGCTTCTCCCCTGCTCTCCCGCCTCTCGCTCCAGGTGAAAATCTGGTTCCAGAACCGACGCATGAAGTGGCGGAACTCCAAGGAGCGCGAGCTTCTGTCCAGCGGGGGCTGCCGCGAGCAGACCCTTCCCACCAAGCTCAATCCGCACCCGGACCTCAGCGACGTGGGCCAGAAGGGTCCCGGGGACgacgaggaggaggacgagggCCCGGGCAGCCCCCGCCGCCGCCTGCGCTGTCACCCGTCCCCCGAGCCTCGGCACCTCGAAGGGCCGCTGCCCCCCTCGCCCGCGCACTCCGGCAGCCCCGACAAACCTTCGGACTTCTCCGACTccgaggaggatgaggagggcgAGGAGGAGGAGATCACCGTGTCTTAGAAACCCTCCCGCGCCCGGGGTACTGATTTTATATAGTAAGTGCTTTGAAATTGAAGAGGCGGGATTCGGTGCGTGTTCACTTGGCCCCCGCTGCCCAGACGCTGCCGCCCCCCGCCGAAGAACTGTCACCTCGTCGAGGGCACCCTGGCCCCTTCCGTTGCCCCAAACGACATTCCCTTCTCCCGCACCACCTCCCAGCCGCCCTCTCCGCATACGTTAAATTTAGATCTTGGTCCCAGCCTTAACTTATCTGCGAGGGCTCCTGTCTAGCTTCTTTATTGCAAGCTATTTTAAACACAGTGGGGTGTTGGGGTGTTCACTCCCACAGCCCGGGTTTAGCTGTGAGCCAGGCCCTGCTGGTCTCCAGCCCCAACACCCCCATAAAGTAAGAAACCCTTCATGAAGTAGGAAGTCAAGATAGGCGTCACAACATCAAGCATATAACCTTAAGACTTCTGATTTCCTAGATCCCTGCACCTCCCCATCTTAGGTAGTAAGGGCCTCTTGCCCAGCTCCAGA
The genomic region above belongs to Hippopotamus amphibius kiboko isolate mHipAmp2 chromosome 9, mHipAmp2.hap2, whole genome shotgun sequence and contains:
- the DBX1 gene encoding homeobox protein DBX1 — translated: MMFPGLLAPPAGYPSLLRPTPTLTLPQSLQSAFSGHSSFLVEDLIRISRPPAYLPRSVPSASMSPPRQGAPAALTDTGASDLGSPGPGSRRGGSPQTAVSPASEPTFLKFGVNAILSSAPRTETSPALLQSVPPKTFAFPYFEGSFQPFIRSYFPASSSVVPIPGTFSWPLAARGKPRRGMLRRAVFSDVQRKALEKMFQKQKYISKPDRKKLAAKLGLKDSQVKIWFQNRRMKWRNSKERELLSSGGCREQTLPTKLNPHPDLSDVGQKGPGDDEEEDEGPGSPRRRLRCHPSPEPRHLEGPLPPSPAHSGSPDKPSDFSDSEEDEEGEEEEITVS